A genome region from Streptomyces antimycoticus includes the following:
- a CDS encoding cupin domain-containing protein: MVEVKTIEKPDERRDFPGGHIEALHLTGLDFAVGTFEPGWRWRESVRPIVGTDLCEVHHRGIVVQGRMRLRTADGAEAELGPGDVYVVAPGHDAWVVGDEQVVVYDVAGQMALTYAKSSEAGA; this comes from the coding sequence ATGGTGGAAGTCAAGACGATCGAGAAGCCGGACGAACGGCGTGACTTTCCCGGAGGCCATATCGAAGCCCTGCATCTGACCGGGCTGGATTTCGCCGTGGGCACCTTCGAGCCCGGATGGCGCTGGCGGGAGTCGGTGCGGCCGATCGTGGGGACCGATCTGTGCGAGGTCCACCACCGCGGGATCGTGGTCCAGGGCCGGATGCGGCTGCGCACGGCCGATGGCGCGGAGGCCGAGCTGGGTCCCGGGGATGTGTATGTGGTGGCGCCCGGCCATGACGCGTGGGTCGTCGGCGATGAGCAGGTCGTGGTGTACGACGTCGCCGGGCAGATGGCGTTGACGTATGCGAAGTCGAGTGAGGCCGGGGCCTGA
- the proP gene encoding glycine betaine/L-proline transporter ProP, whose protein sequence is MLRTLLRRRKESLAIEDVTVVDKPGMRRAVAATAIGNTMEWFDFGVYAYVAVTLGRVFFPADDPATQVVATFATFAVAFLVRPLGGLVFGPLGDRIGRRRVLSTTMIMMAAGTFAVGLLPGYSEIGFAAPLLLLACRVVQGFSTGGEYAGATTYIAEFAPDQRRGFLGSWLDFGTFIGYSLGSGLVTVLTAAIGETGMVEWGWRVPFLVAGPLGLIGLYMRLRLEETPAFQQEAERAAEAAEAAEAHGDTVPVEEARQSGRGRLKEIFTRHWEAMLICMGLVLLYNVTNYMVTSYLPTYMTSTLGQDATTAQVLVLGTMLFVVLAITVVGRGSDRWGRRPLFLFGSLGLVALAIPAVLLIRAGGVLMPAIGCLLLGAMLVTFAGTSAATLPALFPTRLRYGALSISYNLSVSLFGGTTPLLASWLVATTHNTLVPAFYLMAAGVIGLIATLFLHETAGKPLRGSGPMVETEEEARTTVAESRTEAGRHARDVWIRLRHPWAGAGHREEEDEE, encoded by the coding sequence ATGCTCCGGACGCTGCTGCGGCGCCGTAAGGAGTCGCTGGCGATCGAGGACGTCACCGTCGTCGACAAGCCCGGGATGCGCCGCGCGGTCGCGGCGACCGCGATCGGCAACACCATGGAGTGGTTCGACTTCGGTGTCTACGCCTATGTCGCGGTCACTCTCGGCAGGGTCTTCTTCCCCGCCGACGACCCCGCCACCCAGGTGGTCGCCACGTTCGCCACCTTCGCCGTGGCGTTCCTGGTGCGGCCGCTGGGCGGGCTGGTGTTCGGGCCGCTGGGCGACCGGATCGGGCGGCGGCGGGTGCTGTCCACCACCATGATCATGATGGCGGCCGGCACCTTCGCGGTGGGTCTGCTGCCCGGCTATTCCGAGATCGGCTTCGCCGCCCCACTGCTGCTCCTGGCCTGCCGGGTGGTGCAGGGCTTCTCGACCGGCGGTGAGTACGCGGGGGCGACCACCTACATCGCCGAGTTCGCGCCCGATCAGCGCCGTGGTTTCCTCGGCAGCTGGCTCGACTTCGGCACCTTCATCGGCTATTCGCTGGGTTCCGGTCTGGTCACCGTGCTCACCGCCGCGATCGGCGAGACCGGGATGGTGGAGTGGGGCTGGCGGGTGCCGTTCCTGGTGGCGGGGCCGCTGGGGCTGATCGGTCTGTATATGCGGCTGCGGCTGGAGGAGACCCCGGCGTTCCAGCAGGAGGCCGAGCGGGCGGCCGAGGCGGCGGAGGCGGCGGAGGCGCACGGCGACACGGTGCCGGTCGAGGAGGCTCGCCAGTCCGGACGGGGGCGGCTGAAGGAGATCTTCACCCGGCACTGGGAGGCGATGCTGATCTGCATGGGGCTGGTGCTGCTGTACAACGTCACCAACTACATGGTGACGTCGTATCTGCCGACGTACATGACCTCCACGCTCGGTCAGGACGCCACCACGGCCCAGGTGCTGGTGCTGGGCACCATGCTGTTCGTGGTGCTGGCGATCACGGTGGTGGGGCGTGGTTCGGACCGCTGGGGGCGGCGGCCGCTGTTCCTGTTCGGCAGTCTGGGCCTGGTGGCGCTGGCCATTCCGGCGGTGCTGCTGATCCGGGCGGGCGGCGTGCTGATGCCCGCGATCGGCTGTCTGCTCCTGGGCGCGATGCTGGTCACCTTCGCGGGGACGAGCGCCGCCACGCTTCCCGCGCTCTTCCCGACCCGGCTGCGCTACGGCGCGCTGTCGATCTCGTACAACCTCTCCGTGTCGCTGTTCGGCGGGACGACGCCGCTGCTGGCCTCGTGGCTGGTGGCCACCACCCACAACACGCTGGTGCCCGCCTTCTACCTGATGGCGGCGGGTGTGATCGGGCTGATCGCCACGCTGTTCCTGCACGAGACGGCGGGGAAGCCGCTGCGCGGTTCGGGGCCCATGGTGGAGACCGAGGAGGAGGCGCGTACGACGGTGGCCGAGAGCCGTACGGAGGCCGGGCGGCACGCCCGCGACGTCTGGATCCGGCTGCGCCACCCCTGGGCGGGGGCGGGCCACCGGGAGGAGGAGGACGAGGAGTGA
- a CDS encoding DUF2617 family protein: protein MLTTLKTAYTDTRAADLAWGLGREPLPALAVLDLQLHGFDVQLRLLGASHQVLLEGEGSRCSETVACMSGNSTALPLGVSTLVDGREYEFAARVEELSQGAFAGRAQELLALVADHPHGLAGTFPGSPNAFTALLAQWHEGTVGWRTWHAYPQEGRLVTTRTCVGARVPAALRPPGAGGLEIGGLPEGRSPQVPCA, encoded by the coding sequence ATGCTCACGACCCTCAAGACTGCCTACACCGATACCCGCGCCGCTGACCTCGCCTGGGGCCTGGGACGGGAGCCGCTTCCCGCCCTCGCCGTGCTTGATCTTCAACTTCATGGTTTCGACGTCCAGTTGAGGCTCCTGGGAGCCTCGCATCAGGTCCTCCTCGAAGGGGAGGGCAGCCGTTGCTCGGAGACCGTCGCCTGCATGTCCGGCAACAGCACCGCGCTTCCGCTGGGAGTTTCCACGCTCGTCGACGGCCGCGAATACGAATTCGCGGCGCGGGTCGAGGAGTTGTCGCAAGGGGCCTTCGCCGGGCGCGCGCAGGAGCTGCTCGCGCTGGTGGCCGACCATCCGCACGGGCTGGCCGGCACCTTTCCCGGCAGTCCGAACGCGTTCACGGCGCTGCTCGCGCAGTGGCACGAGGGCACGGTGGGCTGGCGGACCTGGCATGCCTACCCCCAGGAGGGGCGGTTGGTCACCACCCGCACCTGTGTGGGGGCCCGGGTGCCTGCCGCGCTCCGGCCGCCTGGCGCGGGCGGGCTCGAGATAGGTGGCCTGCCCGAGGGGCGCTCGCCCCAAGTGCCGTGTGCCTGA
- a CDS encoding pyridoxamine 5'-phosphate oxidase family protein encodes MSVDPRNPDPGYLDFWRERHLCTLTTPRPDGTPHVVPVGVTYDPEAGLARVIANRHSRKVAHVRAAGEGGARVAVCQMAGKRWATLEGLAVVREDPELIAEAVRRYAERYERTPRPNPDRVLIEITLTRAMGKG; translated from the coding sequence ATGTCTGTCGATCCCCGCAACCCCGATCCCGGGTACCTCGATTTCTGGCGCGAACGCCATCTGTGCACCCTGACCACCCCGCGCCCGGACGGCACCCCGCATGTCGTCCCGGTCGGCGTCACCTACGACCCCGAGGCCGGGCTCGCCCGCGTCATCGCGAACCGCCACAGCCGTAAGGTCGCCCATGTCCGGGCGGCGGGCGAGGGCGGTGCGCGGGTCGCGGTCTGCCAGATGGCGGGCAAGCGGTGGGCCACGCTGGAGGGGCTCGCGGTCGTCCGCGAGGACCCCGAGCTGATCGCGGAGGCGGTGCGCCGCTACGCCGAGCGCTACGAGCGCACCCCGCGCCCCAACCCCGACCGCGTCCTCATCGAAATCACCCTCACCCGCGCCATGGGCAAGGGCTGA
- the pyrE gene encoding orotate phosphoribosyltransferase, with protein sequence MRMSDARDALLQQIKDKAVVHGKVTLSSGREADYYIDLRRITLDAEAAPLVGQVMLEATADLEYDAVGGLTLGADPVATSMLHAAAARGRRLDAFVVRKAQKTHGMQRRIEGPDIAGRRVLVVEDTSTTGGSPLTAVEAAREAGAEVVAVATIVERGAAPAIADAGLPYLPAYSLADLELS encoded by the coding sequence ATGCGCATGAGCGATGCGCGTGACGCCCTGCTGCAGCAGATCAAGGACAAGGCCGTGGTCCACGGCAAGGTGACCCTCTCCTCCGGGCGTGAGGCCGACTACTACATCGACCTGCGCCGGATCACCCTGGACGCCGAGGCCGCGCCGCTGGTCGGGCAGGTCATGCTCGAGGCCACGGCCGATCTGGAGTACGACGCGGTGGGCGGGCTGACGCTGGGCGCCGACCCGGTGGCCACGTCCATGCTGCACGCGGCGGCCGCGCGCGGCCGCCGGCTCGACGCCTTCGTGGTCCGCAAGGCCCAGAAGACGCACGGAATGCAGCGGCGGATCGAGGGCCCGGACATCGCGGGCCGCCGGGTGCTGGTGGTCGAGGACACCTCCACCACCGGCGGTTCGCCGCTGACCGCGGTGGAGGCGGCACGGGAGGCGGGTGCGGAGGTCGTCGCGGTCGCGACGATCGTCGAGCGCGGCGCCGCGCCGGCAATCGCGGACGCCGGGCTCCCGTACCTCCCGGCGTACTCGCTTGCCGACCTCGAGCTGAGCTGA
- a CDS encoding VOC family protein, with protein MHRSRVYAVLIDAPKAEAAGATAFWSAALGVTAEPFAPEPQFTTLHEALPGLVTAVQAVDDAPRIHLDFETDDVEAETARLLALGAEQIAQWQECRVLRVPGGHVMCVLPLETDPETFRAQANVWP; from the coding sequence ATGCACAGGAGCCGTGTGTACGCCGTTTTGATCGACGCGCCCAAAGCCGAGGCCGCCGGGGCGACCGCCTTCTGGTCCGCGGCTCTCGGCGTCACCGCCGAGCCGTTTGCGCCGGAGCCACAGTTCACCACGCTCCATGAGGCTCTGCCGGGGCTGGTCACCGCCGTCCAGGCGGTCGACGACGCGCCCCGTATCCACCTGGACTTCGAGACCGACGACGTCGAGGCGGAAACCGCGCGCCTGCTCGCCCTGGGTGCTGAGCAGATTGCGCAGTGGCAGGAGTGCCGGGTGCTCCGCGTGCCCGGCGGCCACGTGATGTGCGTACTGCCCCTGGAGACCGACCCCGAGACCTTCCGGGCACAGGCCAACGTCTGGCCCTGA
- a CDS encoding YbjN domain-containing protein — translation MSIDPSSIPNFGGQPEPEPTGPSGPVLPDQDLVKQLLEQMELKYVVDEEGDLAAPWEQFRTYFMFRGEEEQQVFSVRTFYDRPHGIDEKPRLLEAIDDWNRRTLWPKVYTHTNDDGTVRLIGEAQMLIGTGVSLEHFVSSTVSWVRASIEFDRWLVEQLGLEADIESDGDDKPDDGDGQA, via the coding sequence GTGAGCATCGACCCGTCCTCGATTCCGAATTTCGGGGGTCAGCCCGAGCCCGAACCGACGGGTCCGAGCGGCCCCGTGCTGCCCGACCAGGATCTGGTCAAGCAGCTGCTGGAACAGATGGAGCTGAAGTACGTCGTCGACGAGGAGGGGGACCTCGCCGCGCCGTGGGAGCAGTTCCGCACCTATTTCATGTTCCGCGGGGAGGAGGAGCAGCAGGTCTTCTCCGTCCGTACGTTCTACGACCGGCCGCATGGCATCGATGAGAAGCCGCGGCTGCTCGAGGCGATCGACGACTGGAACCGCCGCACGTTGTGGCCGAAGGTCTACACCCACACCAATGACGACGGCACGGTCCGGTTGATCGGCGAAGCGCAGATGCTGATCGGCACCGGCGTCAGCCTTGAGCACTTCGTATCCAGCACGGTCAGCTGGGTGCGGGCTTCGATCGAGTTCGACCGCTGGCTGGTCGAACAGCTCGGTCTGGAGGCCGACATCGAGTCCGACGGCGACGACAAGCCGGACGACGGCGACGGCCAGGCCTGA
- a CDS encoding SRPBCC family protein produces the protein MEHEVFVPFPVDTVRLALAEPDRVARCVPGLQRDADEAAGPLSGRLRLRIGGSTITYRGVLRVGRRADAFEIEGEGTEARGSGSVKLALTVTPKPVEGGTQLICAGTVHSEGRLAEFDDEASMTVARRMLDRFASALTAGLQKSPITAITEDEAPGRPTDEPTDQAPEDEATEDEAGDEATDAGRGAAAEESGLPTEAELPLSADDMDIDDVGDLEDVDDADAVEEPVGFGDLADLDDLDGEPPAEAAHARRTMIGRSTEEVDHAPPRGRYAPVPAPETVSTSATLRWAAPAAAVVIASVVVVGRRVLRRRR, from the coding sequence ATGGAGCATGAGGTGTTCGTTCCGTTTCCCGTCGACACCGTCCGGCTGGCGCTCGCGGAGCCCGATCGCGTCGCCCGCTGCGTTCCCGGGCTCCAGCGGGACGCCGATGAGGCCGCCGGGCCGCTTTCCGGCCGGTTGCGGCTGCGCATCGGCGGGTCCACCATCACCTACCGCGGTGTGCTGCGCGTCGGTCGGCGCGCCGATGCCTTCGAGATCGAGGGCGAGGGCACCGAGGCCCGCGGCAGCGGCTCGGTGAAGCTGGCGCTGACCGTGACGCCGAAGCCCGTCGAGGGCGGTACGCAGCTGATCTGCGCCGGGACGGTCCACAGCGAGGGGCGGCTGGCCGAGTTCGACGACGAGGCGTCCATGACCGTGGCCCGCCGCATGCTGGACCGGTTCGCCTCGGCGCTCACCGCCGGGCTGCAGAAGTCCCCGATCACCGCGATCACCGAGGACGAGGCCCCTGGCAGGCCCACCGACGAGCCCACTGACCAGGCCCCCGAGGACGAGGCCACCGAGGACGAGGCCGGCGACGAGGCCACTGACGCCGGTAGGGGCGCCGCCGCGGAGGAGTCCGGGCTGCCGACCGAGGCCGAGCTACCGCTGTCGGCCGACGACATGGACATCGACGACGTCGGCGACCTCGAGGACGTCGACGACGCGGACGCCGTCGAGGAGCCCGTCGGCTTCGGCGACCTCGCCGATCTCGACGACCTGGACGGCGAGCCCCCGGCCGAGGCCGCTCACGCCCGCCGCACGATGATCGGCCGCTCCACGGAGGAGGTCGACCACGCCCCGCCGCGCGGCCGCTACGCCCCCGTCCCCGCGCCCGAGACCGTCTCCACCAGCGCCACCCTGCGCTGGGCCGCGCCCGCCGCGGCCGTGGTGATCGCCTCCGTCGTCGTGGTGGGTCGTCGCGTCCTTCGCCGCCGCCGATGA
- a CDS encoding heat shock protein transcriptional repressor HspR produces the protein MESHGRGGIGGRGAGRPRNPYELTEDSPVYVISVAAQLSGLHPQTLRQYDRLGLVSPDRTAGRGRRYSARDIQLLRQVQQLSQDEGINLAGIKRIIELENQVAALQSRVAELQAAVEGAATAMQQREAQVHASYRRDLVRYQDVQQSSALVVWRPKRPE, from the coding sequence ATGGAGTCGCACGGCCGAGGAGGCATCGGAGGCAGGGGCGCCGGCCGGCCCCGTAACCCTTATGAGCTGACCGAGGATTCGCCGGTGTACGTCATCTCGGTGGCGGCTCAGCTCTCCGGACTGCACCCGCAGACCCTGCGTCAGTACGACCGCCTCGGCCTGGTTTCCCCCGACCGTACCGCCGGCCGTGGCCGGCGGTACTCCGCGCGCGACATCCAGCTGCTCCGCCAGGTCCAGCAGCTGTCCCAGGACGAGGGCATCAACCTCGCCGGGATCAAGCGCATCATCGAACTGGAGAACCAGGTCGCGGCTCTCCAGTCCCGTGTCGCCGAGCTCCAGGCCGCGGTCGAGGGCGCCGCGACCGCCATGCAGCAGCGCGAGGCCCAGGTCCACGCCTCCTACCGCCGCGACCTGGTCCGCTACCAGGACGTCCAGCAGAGCAGCGCCCTGGTGGTCTGGCGCCCCAAGCGCCCGGAGTAG
- a CDS encoding pyridoxal phosphate-dependent aminotransferase has translation MGAMGRPPLNRRLAAFGTTIFAEMSALAVRTGAINLGQGFPDTDGPEEVREAAVRALRDGRGNQYPPGPGVPELRTAVAEHQRRWYGLGFDPDTEVLITAGATEAIAASLLALVEPGDEVVALEPYYDSYAACIAMAGGVRVPVTLRPDGDTFRLDLDELRAAVTDRTRLILLNTPHNPTGTVLTHDELAAVAELAVERDLLVVTDEVYEHLVFGTAHTPLVSFPGMRERTVTISSSGKTFSFTGWKVGWVTGTPELVTAVRSAKQYLTYVSAGPFQYAVAEALRLPDAYFHGIREDLRAKRDLLADGLTDAGFQVFRPSGTYFITTDIRPLGETDGFAFCRSLPERCGVVAVPNAVFYDHQDQGSPFVRFAFCKRDEVLTDAVARLKTLGAG, from the coding sequence ATGGGCGCCATGGGACGACCGCCGCTCAATCGCCGACTGGCCGCCTTCGGGACCACGATCTTCGCCGAGATGTCCGCTCTCGCCGTGCGCACCGGCGCGATCAATCTGGGCCAGGGCTTCCCGGACACCGACGGGCCCGAGGAGGTGCGCGAGGCCGCCGTCCGGGCGCTGCGGGACGGGCGGGGTAATCAGTACCCGCCCGGGCCGGGGGTGCCGGAGCTGCGTACCGCCGTCGCCGAGCACCAGCGGCGCTGGTACGGGCTGGGCTTCGATCCCGATACCGAGGTGCTGATCACCGCGGGCGCCACCGAGGCCATCGCGGCGTCGCTGCTGGCGCTGGTGGAGCCGGGGGACGAGGTGGTCGCGCTGGAGCCGTACTACGACTCGTACGCCGCGTGCATCGCCATGGCGGGCGGGGTCCGCGTCCCGGTCACCCTCCGCCCCGACGGGGACACCTTCCGGCTGGATCTGGACGAGCTGCGCGCCGCCGTCACCGATCGCACCCGGCTCATCCTGCTCAACACCCCGCACAACCCCACCGGCACCGTCCTCACCCACGATGAGCTGGCCGCGGTCGCCGAGCTCGCCGTCGAGCGCGATCTGCTGGTGGTCACCGACGAGGTCTACGAGCATCTCGTCTTCGGCACCGCGCACACCCCGCTCGTCTCGTTCCCCGGGATGCGCGAGCGGACCGTCACCATCAGCAGTAGTGGCAAGACGTTTTCGTTCACGGGCTGGAAGGTCGGGTGGGTGACCGGCACTCCCGAGCTGGTCACGGCGGTGCGCTCGGCCAAGCAGTACCTCACCTATGTCTCGGCGGGGCCCTTCCAGTACGCGGTCGCCGAGGCGCTGCGCCTGCCCGACGCCTATTTCCACGGCATCCGCGAGGATCTGCGCGCCAAGCGCGATCTGCTGGCCGACGGCCTGACGGACGCGGGCTTCCAGGTCTTCCGCCCCTCGGGCACGTACTTCATCACCACCGACATCCGGCCCCTCGGCGAGACCGACGGCTTCGCCTTCTGCCGCTCCCTCCCCGAGCGCTGCGGCGTGGTCGCCGTCCCGAACGCGGTCTTCTACGACCACCAGGACCAGGGCTCCCCGTTCGTCCGCTTCGCCTTCTGCAAGCGCGATGAGGTCCTTACGGACGCCGTCGCCCGTCTGAAGACGCTCGGCGCCGGCTGA
- a CDS encoding aldose epimerase family protein: MTTEETPETKGVRLTAGDAELTVSPENGCRIGSLRIGGTELLRQGPRFGAFPMVPWCGRTGLGRFRNGGQTHQLPINSPPHAIHGTGRNVAWSPVRTGRSSAAFTYDLADPWPYEGRVTQTFELSPDSAIVTMSVETEGDSFPAQAGWHPWFRRNLGDGGADAEIAFDAAWQEERGEDHLPTGRRIAPKPGPWDDCFGMPQGVDVTLTWPGQLELKVTSRTEWVVVYDEQAEAVCVEPQSGPPNGLNLLPRLVTPIDPLELSMTWSWRTLA; encoded by the coding sequence GTGACCACCGAAGAGACACCGGAGACCAAGGGCGTACGGCTGACCGCCGGGGACGCCGAGCTGACCGTCTCACCCGAGAACGGCTGCCGTATCGGTTCACTGCGCATCGGCGGTACGGAGCTGCTGCGACAGGGCCCGCGGTTCGGGGCGTTCCCGATGGTGCCGTGGTGCGGCCGGACCGGGCTGGGCCGGTTCCGCAATGGCGGGCAGACCCACCAGCTGCCCATCAACTCCCCGCCGCACGCGATCCACGGGACCGGCCGGAACGTCGCCTGGAGCCCGGTCAGGACCGGCCGGTCCAGCGCGGCCTTCACCTACGACCTCGCCGACCCCTGGCCGTACGAGGGCCGGGTCACCCAGACCTTCGAGCTCTCCCCGGACAGCGCGATCGTCACCATGAGCGTGGAGACCGAGGGCGATTCCTTCCCGGCGCAGGCCGGCTGGCATCCGTGGTTCCGGCGGAACCTGGGCGACGGCGGCGCCGATGCCGAGATCGCCTTCGACGCCGCATGGCAGGAGGAGCGCGGGGAGGACCACCTCCCCACCGGCCGCCGGATCGCGCCGAAGCCCGGCCCCTGGGACGACTGCTTCGGCATGCCGCAGGGGGTGGACGTCACGCTCACCTGGCCCGGCCAACTCGAGCTGAAGGTCACCAGCCGCACCGAGTGGGTGGTCGTCTACGACGAGCAGGCGGAGGCGGTGTGCGTCGAACCGCAGTCCGGCCCGCCCAACGGCCTCAACCTCTTGCCGCGGCTGGTCACCCCCATCGATCCGCTGGAGCTCTCCATGACCTGGAGCTGGCGCACGCTGGCCTGA
- a CDS encoding DUF5996 family protein, with the protein MAMHEIQQTAWPRLRLEDWAEARDTLHMWTQIVGKIRLDHAPPANQWWQVTLYVTPRGLSTSTIPYRSAAFDIEFDFVDQRLGIRVSDGSRRELALESKPVSQFYSEIMGVLGDLGIQTRVYPRPNEVPVSIPFPEDHRHAVYDPHATRLFWGQLLSAHRVFGEFRSHFVGKASPVHFFWGAMDLCVTRFSGRTAPPHPPGGVPNLPDRVTQEAYSVELSSCGFWPGGGEEGGFYSYAYPEPAGFADQPVQPATASYRRDVGEFVLPYETVATAADPDRMLTEFLHSTYEAAAELADWDRAVLEADPHHWEHR; encoded by the coding sequence ATGGCCATGCACGAGATACAGCAGACGGCCTGGCCGCGGCTTCGGTTGGAGGACTGGGCCGAGGCGCGGGACACGCTGCATATGTGGACCCAGATCGTCGGCAAGATCCGGCTGGATCATGCGCCACCGGCCAACCAGTGGTGGCAGGTGACCTTGTATGTCACCCCGCGCGGGCTGAGCACGTCCACGATTCCGTATCGGAGCGCGGCGTTCGATATCGAGTTCGACTTTGTCGATCAGCGGCTGGGGATTCGGGTCAGTGACGGGAGCCGGCGAGAGCTGGCGCTGGAGTCCAAACCGGTGTCCCAGTTCTACTCCGAGATCATGGGTGTGCTGGGAGACCTGGGCATCCAGACCCGGGTGTACCCCCGCCCGAACGAGGTGCCCGTATCGATCCCATTCCCGGAGGATCACCGACACGCGGTGTACGACCCACACGCCACCCGGCTCTTCTGGGGTCAATTGCTGAGCGCACACCGGGTGTTCGGGGAATTCCGGTCCCATTTCGTCGGCAAGGCCAGCCCCGTGCACTTCTTCTGGGGAGCGATGGACCTGTGCGTCACCCGCTTCTCCGGCCGCACCGCGCCGCCGCATCCCCCCGGCGGGGTGCCGAATCTGCCGGACCGGGTGACACAGGAGGCGTACTCCGTCGAGCTCTCCAGCTGCGGCTTCTGGCCCGGCGGCGGCGAGGAGGGCGGCTTCTACTCCTACGCCTACCCCGAGCCCGCCGGTTTCGCCGACCAGCCGGTCCAGCCCGCGACGGCCTCGTACCGGCGGGACGTCGGTGAGTTCGTGCTGCCCTACGAGACGGTCGCCACCGCGGCCGATCCGGACCGGATGCTGACCGAATTCCTGCACAGCACCTACGAGGCGGCCGCCGAACTGGCCGACTGGGATCGCGCGGTCCTGGAAGCCGACCCGCATCATTGGGAGCACCGCTAG
- a CDS encoding polyamine aminopropyltransferase, which produces MSAVSDVPSSPESGPPARLPVRATLGRFLVLGAVFVCAACGLVYELELVALASYLAGDSVTQASVVLSVMVFAMGVGSLLAKRLRCRAAVGFGAVEAVLALVGGCSAMALYACFAWGGHSRSALVGFSFAIGVLIGAEVPLLMTLIQRVRRQDAGGAVADLFAADYVGALVGGLAFPFLLLPAFGQLTGALVTGAVNAVAGGALVLWLFRRDLSVRARWTLIVANGLVLAALTAGAVLTPSFERAARQAVYGPGVRVALRTGEQEIVLVGGGTSGRPLALFVNGRLRVSGRDEVRYHEALIHPAMAAGPHGRVLVLGGGDGLAAREILRYPGVRSVTVVERDAEVVRLARRDPGLSALNGGAYRDPRVRVVTADAFDWLRRSMAYDVVVCDLPAPELTPSTKYYSQEFYGLAERALAPGGRLVVHAGPLRPEPRAFWTVDATMRSVGLRTAPYVIDTPRQGRGSPRPGRGSPHDWGFVLAARSPVGVRLAPHDPRPRSLTEEGLRAARRAAGRHREAGLPPSTLMRPRYGE; this is translated from the coding sequence ATGTCCGCCGTCTCGGATGTGCCGTCGTCGCCGGAGTCCGGCCCTCCGGCGCGGCTGCCCGTGAGGGCGACGCTCGGCCGCTTCCTCGTTCTCGGCGCCGTCTTCGTCTGCGCCGCCTGCGGCCTCGTCTACGAGCTCGAACTCGTCGCGCTGGCCTCGTACTTGGCGGGTGACTCGGTCACCCAGGCATCCGTGGTGCTGTCCGTGATGGTCTTCGCCATGGGCGTCGGCTCCCTGCTGGCCAAGCGGCTGCGCTGCCGGGCCGCCGTCGGCTTCGGCGCGGTCGAGGCGGTGCTCGCGCTCGTCGGCGGCTGCTCGGCGATGGCGCTGTACGCGTGCTTCGCGTGGGGCGGTCACTCGCGCTCCGCGCTCGTCGGCTTCTCGTTCGCGATCGGGGTGCTCATCGGGGCCGAGGTGCCGCTGCTGATGACCCTCATCCAGCGGGTGCGCCGGCAGGACGCGGGCGGCGCGGTGGCCGATCTGTTCGCGGCGGACTATGTGGGCGCGCTGGTCGGCGGGCTCGCCTTTCCCTTTCTGCTGCTGCCCGCGTTCGGGCAGCTGACCGGCGCGCTGGTCACCGGCGCGGTCAACGCGGTCGCGGGCGGGGCGCTGGTGCTCTGGCTGTTCCGCCGCGATCTGAGCGTACGGGCGCGGTGGACGCTGATCGTCGCCAATGGGCTGGTGCTCGCCGCGCTGACCGCCGGTGCCGTGCTGACCCCCTCCTTCGAGCGGGCCGCCCGGCAGGCCGTCTACGGACCGGGGGTGCGGGTCGCGCTGCGCACCGGTGAGCAGGAGATCGTGCTCGTGGGCGGCGGAACGAGCGGGCGGCCGCTGGCCCTCTTCGTCAACGGGCGGCTGAGGGTCAGCGGGCGCGACGAGGTCCGCTACCACGAGGCGCTGATCCACCCGGCGATGGCCGCCGGACCGCACGGTCGGGTCCTGGTGCTGGGCGGGGGCGACGGGCTCGCGGCGCGCGAGATCCTGCGGTACCCGGGAGTCCGGTCGGTGACGGTCGTGGAGCGCGACGCGGAGGTGGTGCGGCTGGCTCGCCGCGATCCGGGCCTGTCCGCGCTCAACGGCGGCGCCTACCGCGATCCGCGGGTGCGGGTGGTGACGGCGGACGCCTTCGACTGGCTGCGCCGGTCCATGGCGTACGACGTGGTGGTCTGCGATCTGCCCGCCCCCGAGCTCACTCCGAGCACCAAGTACTACTCGCAGGAGTTCTACGGCCTGGCCGAGCGGGCGCTGGCGCCCGGCGGCCGGCTGGTGGTCCACGCCGGGCCGCTGCGGCCCGAGCCACGGGCGTTCTGGACGGTGGACGCGACGATGCGCTCGGTCGGGCTGCGGACCGCGCCCTACGTGATCGACACCCCGCGCCAGGGCCGTGGCTCCCCGCGTCCCGGCCGTGGCTCCCCGCACGACTGGGGCTTCGTGCTGGCGGCGCGCTCCCCGGTGGGGGTGCGGCTGGCCCCGCACGATCCGCGGCCGCGCTCGCTGACGGAGGAGGGGCTACGGGCGGCCCGCCGCGCTGCCGGGCGGCACCGGGAGGCGGGGCTGCCGCCCTCCACGTTGATGCGTCCGCGGTATGGGGAGTGA